A single genomic interval of Zunongwangia sp. HGR-M22 harbors:
- a CDS encoding T9SS type B sorting domain-containing protein: MPKVYTLLIVILLGALPLVCNAQNKLPNDCSNAILVCGNGAISSNAIGAGIEEINSLNSCNSYEHNSIWLKIEIVQSGTLGFTLTPTSRNIQVDYDFFIFGPNATCDNLGTSIRCSTTNPNAAGSSSNITGMNETSPEYFEGPGPDGDNFVKNLEVKEGETYFLVIDRPIGNSTFDLEWNGTAMQDGNAFPEGVTANTPDPMIACAIENQAEFDLFSKIDEIRTNKTDNVIFYSSLADANDKINALDQYYKTANSTTIFARVSNPQVECYEIVELDLEVNHGPVVQENVTLTTCDIGNNGEEIFDLNSISSEILNNLNKNDYHVSFHKDSISAINNTNLLAENYTANPTEIYARVTELDDLGCFSISNISLELTPTPIVNDYTLIQCDVDLGNSTDGLTRVNLTEANSFIASSDSSYVFSFFKNQSDFNNNNPIENPERFSNNIPFQQNLLVQILNEKTGCFSTSNLLLQVEPTTASLPEIGPYYSCNISESDEQILGIFNLDKIAESYQNLEVNFYETLENASLEIDALGNEFITSTTSIYARLEIDNQCQGIESVELIVRENPKIQLKDLYNLCLNKGNLQIKAADFISYEWQKESSGSFISLGSGSSINITETGTYRLIVTNTANGLSCSSEKEFKVEVSNIAKIARDPEVKDISDNNIVTIFAEGEGNYEYAIESPENFQDHNVFENVPSGFVTFFIQDKNGCGIIETEVAIIGYDKFFTPNNDGSNDYWRIKGINSKIEAKSDIQIYDRYGVLVARLQPGDEGWDGTFKGKTLPEDDYWFKVELENGKIFKGHFSLIR, encoded by the coding sequence ATGCCCAAAGTTTACACGCTCCTAATCGTTATATTATTAGGAGCATTACCGCTAGTTTGTAACGCTCAAAATAAACTGCCCAACGATTGTAGTAACGCTATTTTAGTTTGTGGCAATGGGGCGATATCTTCTAATGCTATTGGAGCCGGCATAGAAGAGATCAATAGTTTAAATAGCTGCAACAGTTACGAGCATAACAGTATCTGGTTAAAAATTGAAATTGTCCAAAGCGGTACTTTAGGTTTTACATTAACACCTACCAGTAGAAATATTCAAGTAGATTACGACTTTTTTATTTTTGGCCCTAATGCCACCTGTGATAATTTAGGAACAAGTATTAGATGTTCTACTACCAATCCCAATGCAGCAGGAAGTTCGAGTAATATTACAGGAATGAACGAAACCAGTCCTGAATATTTTGAAGGTCCGGGACCCGACGGCGATAATTTTGTTAAAAATTTGGAAGTAAAAGAAGGGGAAACTTATTTTCTAGTGATAGACAGGCCTATAGGAAACAGCACTTTTGATCTGGAATGGAATGGTACTGCTATGCAAGACGGAAATGCATTCCCAGAAGGTGTGACAGCAAATACCCCAGATCCCATGATAGCTTGTGCTATCGAAAATCAAGCTGAATTTGATCTTTTTAGTAAAATAGATGAGATTAGAACAAACAAGACTGATAATGTTATCTTCTATTCTTCTCTAGCCGATGCAAATGATAAAATCAATGCTCTCGATCAATATTACAAAACTGCCAATTCTACCACAATTTTTGCTAGAGTTTCTAATCCACAAGTAGAATGTTACGAAATTGTGGAGTTAGATCTTGAAGTAAATCACGGTCCCGTTGTGCAGGAGAATGTGACGCTCACTACATGCGATATTGGTAATAATGGCGAAGAAATTTTTGACCTGAATTCTATTTCATCTGAAATTTTAAATAATTTAAACAAAAATGATTATCACGTAAGCTTTCATAAGGATAGTATTTCAGCAATAAATAATACAAACTTGTTAGCAGAAAATTATACCGCAAATCCAACGGAAATTTATGCTCGTGTTACTGAACTTGATGATTTGGGTTGTTTCAGTATATCAAATATTTCTTTGGAACTCACCCCTACTCCGATTGTTAACGATTATACGTTAATTCAGTGCGATGTAGATTTGGGAAATTCGACAGATGGCCTTACTCGTGTTAATTTAACTGAAGCTAATAGCTTTATAGCTTCTTCAGATTCTTCGTATGTTTTTTCATTTTTCAAAAACCAGTCTGATTTTAATAACAACAATCCAATAGAAAATCCTGAGCGTTTTTCAAATAATATTCCTTTTCAACAAAATCTGTTAGTGCAAATTTTAAATGAGAAAACTGGTTGCTTTTCTACATCAAACTTATTACTTCAGGTAGAACCTACTACTGCGAGCTTACCAGAAATCGGCCCGTATTATAGCTGTAATATTAGTGAAAGTGATGAACAAATTTTAGGCATTTTTAATCTGGACAAAATTGCTGAAAGCTACCAAAACTTAGAAGTCAATTTTTATGAAACTCTTGAAAATGCTTCGCTAGAAATTGATGCTTTAGGTAATGAATTTATAACAAGCACCACAAGTATTTATGCAAGATTAGAAATAGACAATCAATGCCAGGGTATCGAAAGTGTAGAATTAATTGTACGCGAAAATCCTAAAATTCAATTAAAAGATCTTTATAATTTGTGTCTAAATAAAGGTAATTTACAGATAAAGGCGGCAGACTTTATTAGCTACGAATGGCAAAAAGAATCTTCAGGATCATTTATCAGTTTAGGTTCTGGAAGTTCTATAAATATTACAGAAACTGGCACTTATCGATTGATTGTTACAAATACAGCTAACGGACTTTCGTGTTCTTCAGAAAAAGAATTTAAGGTAGAGGTATCGAATATTGCCAAAATAGCCAGAGATCCAGAAGTAAAAGATATCTCAGATAATAACATCGTTACAATATTTGCAGAAGGTGAAGGTAACTATGAGTATGCTATCGAGAGCCCAGAAAATTTTCAGGATCATAATGTTTTTGAAAATGTTCCTTCGGGATTTGTTACTTTTTTTATTCAGGATAAAAATGGTTGCGGAATTATAGAAACTGAAGTGGCTATAATAGGCTATGATAAATTTTTCACACCTAATAACGATGGCAGTAATGATTATTGGAGGATAAAAGGAATAAATTCTAAAATAGAAGCCAAAAGCGACATTCAGATTTATGACAGGTATGGTGTTCTGGTCGCAAGATTACAACCTGGAGATGAAGGATGGGATGGAACTTTTAAAGGTAAAACACTTCCGGAAGATGATTATTGGTTTAAGGTAGAATTAGAAAATGGGAAGATTTTTAAAGGTCATTTTAGCCTAATACGATAA
- a CDS encoding ABC transporter permease has product MLRLLNIEYLKLRYSRSSKILICTYFILITFIALIASIEFPIGQVNFRIADQGIFNFPFIWHFNSYIAATLKLFLAIVIVSMMSNEYSNRTLKQNLIDGLSKKEFILSKFITVMVFSIVSTIFLFVVSLILGLSFSDYNEFSIIFSDLEYILAYFVKLTGFFAFCLFLGILVKRSAFALGFLFIWWIIESILYAVLRWKIFGTEIADKIVQFFPLESMSNLVKEPFSRLNAVQSAANQLGSAFEKDYSIHWYQIFIVLVWTALFVYFSYALLKKRDL; this is encoded by the coding sequence ATGTTACGACTCTTAAATATAGAATATCTTAAACTTAGATATAGTAGATCTTCGAAGATCTTGATTTGTACCTATTTTATTTTAATCACTTTTATTGCCCTCATAGCCTCAATCGAATTTCCTATTGGGCAAGTTAATTTTAGAATTGCCGATCAAGGAATTTTTAATTTTCCATTTATATGGCATTTCAATAGTTATATTGCTGCGACTTTGAAATTATTTTTGGCAATTGTGATTGTCTCGATGATGTCTAATGAATACAGCAATAGAACGCTGAAACAGAATCTTATCGACGGCCTGTCAAAAAAAGAATTTATTTTATCGAAATTCATCACGGTAATGGTATTTTCTATAGTTTCGACCATTTTCCTTTTTGTAGTTTCGTTGATTCTAGGACTTTCTTTTTCAGATTACAATGAGTTTTCTATTATCTTTTCTGATCTTGAATACATCTTGGCATACTTTGTAAAATTAACCGGATTCTTTGCATTCTGTTTGTTTTTGGGAATTTTGGTAAAACGCTCGGCATTCGCGCTTGGATTCTTATTTATCTGGTGGATTATAGAAAGTATTTTATACGCTGTTTTAAGATGGAAAATTTTTGGAACTGAAATAGCAGATAAAATCGTTCAGTTTTTTCCGCTAGAATCAATGAGTAATTTGGTGAAAGAACCATTTTCCCGACTGAATGCAGTACAATCTGCCGCTAATCAATTAGGATCTGCTTTTGAAAAAGATTATTCTATACACTGGTATCAGATTTTTATCGTTTTGGTATGGACTGCTCTCTTTGTCTATTTCTCTTATGCTTTATTAAAGAAAAGGGATTTATAG
- a CDS encoding ABC transporter ATP-binding protein, translating to METILSINQLTKVYGPLKAVDNLSFTIEKGNVYGILGPNGSGKSTTLGMVLNVVNKTSGDFKWFEGSESTHEALKKVGAIIEHPNFYPYMTASQNLKLVCKIKGVPEHKVEEKLEVVGLLDRKDSKFKAFSLGMKQRLAIASALLNDPEILILDEPTNGLDPQGIHQIREIIRNIAAGGTTILLASHLLDEVEKVCSHVVIIRKGVKLYSGPVDGINASHGFFELEAENTELLQQLLREHPSIGKVTLNGTLVTAIIENPMGASEINSYLFEKGLSLSYLIKRKESLEEQFLQLTNQTTA from the coding sequence TTGGAAACAATCCTTAGCATTAATCAATTAACAAAAGTCTATGGGCCGTTGAAGGCCGTAGACAATCTTTCCTTTACAATAGAGAAAGGAAACGTGTACGGAATTTTAGGTCCTAACGGAAGTGGAAAATCGACCACTTTGGGAATGGTACTTAATGTGGTGAATAAAACCTCTGGAGATTTTAAGTGGTTTGAAGGTAGCGAATCTACACACGAAGCCTTGAAAAAAGTTGGAGCTATCATCGAGCATCCTAACTTCTATCCTTACATGACGGCATCTCAAAACCTTAAACTGGTTTGTAAAATTAAAGGTGTTCCCGAGCATAAAGTTGAAGAAAAATTAGAAGTTGTAGGACTTTTAGATCGAAAAGACAGCAAATTTAAAGCTTTCTCTTTAGGGATGAAACAACGTTTAGCCATTGCCTCTGCGCTGTTAAACGATCCTGAAATTTTAATTTTAGATGAACCTACTAATGGATTGGATCCACAGGGAATCCATCAAATTAGAGAAATAATTCGAAACATTGCTGCTGGCGGTACTACTATTTTATTGGCTTCGCATCTTTTAGATGAAGTTGAAAAAGTGTGTAGCCACGTGGTAATTATTAGAAAAGGTGTAAAATTATATAGTGGCCCGGTAGATGGAATTAACGCCAGCCATGGCTTTTTTGAATTGGAAGCTGAAAATACCGAATTACTTCAGCAATTGCTACGTGAACATCCATCCATAGGAAAAGTAACGCTAAATGGCACCCTTGTGACTGCCATCATCGAAAATCCTATGGGAGCTTCAGAAATCAATAGTTATCTTTTCGAAAAAGGACTTTCTTTAAGCTACCTGATTAAGCGTAAAGAAAGCCTGGAAGAACAATTCCTTCAACTAACCAATCAAACTACCGCGTAA
- a CDS encoding nucleoid-associated protein, which produces MINLYNAQIESLSIHRVGNKSRNENIFLSAAPFQLNDEITPLIKEYFLKPFREKEENYYKFQHETDIEFNELYNLANAIFDNPENIHEASKKITTLLFEQSAHPHIKSGEVYVVYFENAQLDNEKLPAIGIFKSELKHDFLQFQEKGSILEMIVQQGINLQKLDKGALIFNKQREEGYKILSIDSNKYDTKYWLENFLGVDVMADENYYTKKYLKFCQNFAKDVVLPAEDKKEEVMFMNRSMDYFAKNDDFEESNFLNSVIDNPDLVPEFQNYKTEKAPKYKIEDLTTFPIANKAVTDARKKLKNVINLDTNIQIKMDFVNADSADKFVEKGWDEEKQMYYYLVYFNKEEKS; this is translated from the coding sequence ATGATCAATTTATATAACGCCCAGATAGAATCTCTATCGATTCATCGTGTGGGTAACAAAAGTCGTAATGAAAATATCTTTCTTTCGGCTGCACCCTTTCAGTTAAACGACGAGATCACCCCTTTAATCAAGGAATATTTCTTAAAACCCTTCAGAGAAAAAGAAGAGAATTATTACAAATTTCAGCATGAAACAGATATAGAGTTCAATGAACTTTATAATCTTGCGAATGCGATTTTTGATAATCCTGAAAATATCCACGAAGCTTCAAAAAAAATAACAACATTACTTTTTGAGCAATCTGCACATCCTCACATTAAAAGTGGTGAAGTATATGTGGTTTATTTTGAAAATGCACAGCTGGATAACGAAAAACTTCCTGCGATTGGAATTTTTAAATCTGAATTGAAGCATGATTTCTTGCAATTTCAGGAAAAAGGAAGCATTCTCGAAATGATTGTTCAGCAAGGGATTAATCTTCAAAAATTAGATAAAGGCGCCTTAATCTTCAACAAACAAAGAGAAGAAGGATACAAGATTTTATCGATCGATTCTAACAAATATGACACTAAATATTGGTTAGAAAACTTTTTGGGAGTTGATGTTATGGCAGATGAAAATTACTACACTAAAAAGTATTTAAAATTCTGCCAGAATTTTGCTAAAGACGTGGTGTTGCCTGCGGAAGATAAAAAAGAGGAAGTGATGTTTATGAACCGAAGTATGGATTACTTCGCAAAAAACGACGATTTTGAAGAATCAAATTTCCTTAATTCGGTGATCGATAATCCAGATTTGGTTCCTGAATTTCAGAATTATAAAACAGAAAAAGCACCAAAATATAAGATCGAAGATCTAACCACATTCCCAATTGCGAACAAAGCGGTAACCGATGCACGTAAAAAGCTGAAAAACGTAATTAATCTAGATACGAATATTCAAATTAAAATGGATTTTGTAAATGCAGATTCTGCCGACAAATTCGTTGAAAAAGGTTGGGACGAAGAAAAACAAATGTATTATTACCTGGTTTATTTCAACAAAGAAGAAAAAAGCTAG
- a CDS encoding IS1096 element passenger TnpR family protein, which yields MVYRFRVILDTAEDVFRDIEILKTDTLEDLHNSIVQAFGFDGSEMASFYISDDEWNQGEEIHQFDMSGADNDIRLMNETALDSVLSEDQTKLLYVYDFFNMWTFMVELAQIAEVEEGRDYPNLMFVHGQIPSNAPDKEFKAEGDPEADENFNDDFDVDDYDSFSFDENWN from the coding sequence ATGGTTTACAGATTTAGAGTAATTCTCGACACGGCAGAAGATGTTTTTAGAGATATTGAAATTTTAAAAACCGATACGTTAGAAGACTTACATAACTCTATTGTACAGGCTTTTGGCTTTGATGGATCTGAAATGGCTTCTTTTTATATAAGTGATGATGAATGGAATCAAGGAGAAGAAATTCACCAATTTGACATGAGTGGTGCCGATAATGATATCCGGTTAATGAACGAGACAGCTTTAGACAGTGTACTTTCTGAAGACCAGACCAAACTGCTTTACGTTTACGATTTCTTCAATATGTGGACCTTTATGGTAGAACTTGCTCAAATTGCTGAAGTTGAAGAAGGTAGAGATTATCCTAATTTGATGTTTGTACACGGGCAAATTCCATCAAACGCACCAGATAAAGAATTTAAAGCGGAAGGTGATCCTGAAGCTGATGAAAACTTTAATGATGATTTTGATGTAGACGATTACGACAGCTTTTCTTTTGACGAGAACTGGAATTAA
- a CDS encoding COX15/CtaA family protein encodes MYRNSVKIALVLVYLVIIAGAVVRMTGSGMGCPDWPKCFGYYIPPTQESELLFQTDRDYEKGQVIIVDESLKVAKSDFTSAENYNPNNWENYTKHDYAIFNPLHTWTEYINRLVGALAGFAVLIMAILSFRKWKTRKRLTILSWLSVFLMVFQAWLGATVVYSVLAPVRITLHMVMALVIVAILFYILADSSTKIYDFKVSKTFKKVVLISIILSLIQVVLGTQVRQFVDEQVKILGYGTRDLWLNNPDVSFYIHRSFSILVFLVNLFIWWKNKQKFYNLNLTNWILFLIVIEIFTGMAMYYLDFPFLSQPLHLVIASVLFGVQFYLLLECFKSGKTLKTS; translated from the coding sequence GTGTATCGAAATTCGGTAAAAATTGCACTGGTTTTAGTGTACCTTGTGATCATCGCAGGTGCAGTGGTAAGAATGACGGGAAGCGGAATGGGATGTCCAGACTGGCCTAAATGTTTTGGTTATTACATCCCTCCTACCCAAGAATCTGAACTTCTTTTTCAGACAGATCGAGATTATGAAAAAGGGCAGGTAATTATTGTAGACGAAAGTTTAAAAGTTGCCAAAAGCGATTTTACTTCCGCAGAAAATTATAATCCTAATAATTGGGAAAACTACACCAAACACGATTACGCAATATTTAATCCGCTGCATACCTGGACTGAATATATTAACCGATTAGTGGGCGCTTTAGCCGGTTTTGCTGTCTTAATCATGGCCATCTTATCTTTTAGAAAATGGAAAACCAGAAAACGGCTTACGATCCTATCTTGGCTTTCAGTTTTTTTAATGGTATTTCAGGCCTGGCTTGGTGCTACTGTAGTGTATTCAGTTTTAGCGCCAGTTAGAATTACCTTACACATGGTAATGGCGCTGGTAATTGTAGCGATCTTATTCTATATTCTGGCAGATTCTTCAACAAAAATATACGACTTCAAAGTTTCTAAAACTTTTAAAAAAGTTGTACTTATTTCGATTATTTTGAGTTTGATCCAGGTAGTTTTAGGAACACAGGTACGACAATTTGTGGACGAGCAGGTAAAAATTTTAGGATACGGAACTCGCGATCTATGGCTTAACAATCCTGATGTTTCATTTTATATTCACCGCTCATTTTCGATTTTGGTCTTTTTAGTGAATCTTTTTATCTGGTGGAAAAACAAGCAAAAATTTTACAATCTTAACTTAACCAACTGGATCCTTTTTCTAATTGTGATCGAAATTTTTACGGGAATGGCCATGTATTATCTGGATTTCCCGTTTTTAAGTCAGCCACTACACCTGGTAATTGCTTCGGTATTATTTGGGGTACAGTTTTATTTATTATTAGAATGTTTTAAAAGTGGCAAAACGCTTAAAACTTCTTAA
- a CDS encoding CCA tRNA nucleotidyltransferase translates to MPNLQNYKKALDHQIFKVISQAAEELQLESYVIGGFVRDFILQRGNAKDIDIVAVGSGIDLALKVSELLPHKPKVQVFKNYGTAMLRAFDMEIEFVGARKESYSEDSRNPVVENGTLEDDQNRRDFTINALALSLNKSSFGDLLDPFNGLEDLKTQLLRTPLEPGITYSDDPLRMLRAIRFASQLNFIIQKKSLDAIKENYKRIKIISNERITEELHKILLSDRPSKGFALLHKTKLLKIILPELTALEGIDEIEGQRHKDNFWHTLEVVDNISENTDNLWLRWAALLHDIGKAPTKKFHKKIGWTFHGHEFIGSKMVFKLFKRLRMPLNDKMKFVQKMVLMSSRPIAVVDDNVTDSAVRRLIFDAGENIDDLMTLCEADITTKNPRRYKKYHNNFKIVRQKMKEVEERDHVRNFQPPVSGEEIMETFNIKPCREVGIIKDAIKEAILEGDIPNEHAAAKELMLKRGKKLGLKEISKQD, encoded by the coding sequence ATGCCCAATTTACAGAATTACAAAAAAGCTTTAGATCATCAGATTTTTAAGGTAATTTCTCAGGCTGCCGAAGAACTACAATTAGAAAGTTACGTTATTGGTGGTTTTGTAAGAGATTTTATCTTGCAACGCGGCAATGCCAAAGATATTGATATTGTTGCCGTAGGCAGCGGTATCGATCTTGCATTAAAAGTATCAGAACTTCTACCGCATAAACCCAAAGTACAGGTTTTTAAAAATTACGGTACGGCAATGCTGCGTGCTTTCGATATGGAAATCGAATTTGTTGGCGCAAGAAAAGAAAGTTATTCTGAAGATAGCAGAAATCCCGTAGTGGAAAACGGAACGCTGGAAGACGACCAAAATCGCCGTGATTTTACCATAAATGCATTAGCATTAAGTTTGAACAAAAGCAGTTTTGGCGATTTGCTTGATCCTTTTAACGGACTCGAAGATTTAAAAACACAATTACTTAGAACTCCGCTAGAACCAGGAATCACTTATTCAGACGATCCTTTGCGAATGCTAAGAGCCATTAGATTCGCTTCACAACTTAATTTTATTATTCAGAAGAAATCATTAGATGCTATTAAAGAAAATTATAAGCGCATCAAAATCATTTCTAACGAAAGGATTACTGAAGAGTTACACAAAATATTATTATCCGACAGACCTTCTAAAGGTTTTGCACTTTTACATAAAACTAAGCTTTTAAAAATTATCCTTCCTGAACTTACTGCTTTAGAAGGAATCGATGAAATTGAAGGCCAGCGCCATAAAGACAACTTTTGGCACACTCTTGAAGTAGTTGATAACATAAGCGAGAACACCGATAATCTTTGGTTGCGATGGGCTGCTTTGCTACATGATATTGGTAAAGCGCCCACCAAGAAATTTCATAAAAAGATTGGATGGACATTCCATGGGCATGAATTTATTGGTTCTAAAATGGTGTTTAAATTATTTAAGCGCCTAAGAATGCCATTGAATGATAAAATGAAATTTGTACAGAAAATGGTGTTAATGAGTTCGCGACCAATTGCGGTAGTAGATGATAATGTAACCGACTCTGCAGTGCGCCGTTTAATCTTTGATGCCGGTGAAAATATAGACGATTTGATGACCTTGTGCGAAGCCGATATCACCACTAAAAACCCTCGTCGTTATAAAAAATACCATAACAATTTTAAAATTGTTAGACAGAAGATGAAAGAGGTTGAAGAACGAGACCATGTTCGCAATTTTCAACCACCGGTAAGTGGTGAAGAAATTATGGAAACCTTCAATATAAAACCTTGCCGAGAAGTAGGTATTATAAAAGATGCCATTAAAGAAGCTATTTTAGAAGGTGATATCCCAAATGAGCATGCCGCTGCAAAAGAACTTATGCTTAAAAGAGGTAAAAAACTTGGATTAAAAGAAATATCAAAACAAGATTAA
- a CDS encoding L-threonylcarbamoyladenylate synthase, producing MEDKKTEIQNCLAILKKGGLILYPTDTVWGIGCDATNADAIDKIFALKKRAESKSMICLVSDFKMLNEYVEEVPEVAYDILKYAAKPTSIIYDDPIRVAENLIAEDNSLAIRVTKDPFCKELTRRFRRPIVSTSANISGENTPNSFSQISPEILKGVDYVVNLHQSKKSSKPSAIIKLNNDGKVKVIRK from the coding sequence ATGGAAGATAAAAAGACTGAAATTCAAAATTGTTTAGCCATTTTAAAAAAAGGCGGACTTATTCTTTACCCTACAGATACAGTTTGGGGGATTGGCTGTGATGCCACCAATGCAGATGCTATTGATAAAATTTTTGCACTTAAAAAAAGGGCAGAAAGCAAATCTATGATTTGTTTAGTTTCAGATTTTAAAATGCTGAATGAGTATGTTGAAGAAGTTCCTGAAGTAGCTTATGATATACTGAAATATGCCGCAAAACCAACTTCTATTATCTACGATGATCCCATTAGAGTAGCTGAAAATTTAATTGCTGAAGATAATTCACTTGCAATACGAGTTACAAAAGATCCATTTTGTAAAGAACTTACCAGAAGATTTCGACGTCCAATAGTTTCTACATCTGCTAATATTAGTGGAGAAAACACACCAAATTCATTTTCGCAAATTAGCCCTGAAATTTTAAAAGGTGTGGACTATGTAGTAAATTTGCACCAGTCTAAAAAATCATCAAAACCTTCAGCTATAATAAAACTGAATAATGATGGAAAGGTTAAAGTGATACGGAAATAA
- a CDS encoding glycosyltransferase family 2 protein: MKIALLISTYNWPKALKLVLKSAAKQSLMPDEILIADDGSKNKTKSIITKYQKKYNLPLKHIWHEDKGFRRTVILNKALAATNADYIVQLDGDCIMHHNFVRDHVQHAKKNRFLFGSRVNLKESCLEEIFKNKETEFDFFDQRITKRTRNLHIDFLAKLYKESPELSSKVRGCNISYWREDFLKVNGYNEDMTGWGKEDSEFVIRLLNNNIYGKRMRYNAIVYHIWHKNACRAKEVVNTKIQAESIENRSKRCENGVSKYLENATPSSIPK; the protein is encoded by the coding sequence ATGAAAATAGCTCTTCTTATTTCTACTTATAATTGGCCTAAAGCATTGAAGTTGGTACTTAAAAGTGCTGCTAAACAAAGCCTTATGCCCGATGAGATTTTGATTGCCGATGATGGTTCTAAAAATAAAACCAAGTCTATTATTACCAAATATCAAAAGAAATACAATTTACCACTAAAGCATATTTGGCATGAGGACAAAGGTTTTAGGAGAACAGTGATTTTAAATAAAGCTCTGGCCGCTACAAATGCAGATTACATCGTTCAATTAGATGGTGATTGTATAATGCACCACAATTTTGTGCGAGATCATGTTCAACATGCAAAGAAAAATAGATTTCTATTTGGGAGTAGAGTTAATCTTAAAGAGAGTTGCTTGGAAGAAATTTTTAAAAATAAAGAAACTGAATTTGATTTCTTTGATCAACGAATTACAAAACGTACCAGAAATTTACATATTGATTTCTTAGCGAAATTGTATAAAGAATCCCCAGAGTTGAGTTCTAAAGTTCGTGGTTGCAACATTTCTTATTGGCGCGAGGATTTTTTAAAAGTGAACGGTTATAACGAAGATATGACCGGCTGGGGAAAAGAAGATTCTGAATTTGTGATAAGGCTACTTAACAATAATATTTATGGTAAGCGAATGCGTTATAATGCCATTGTGTACCATATTTGGCATAAAAATGCATGCAGAGCGAAAGAAGTGGTGAACACAAAAATTCAAGCCGAATCTATAGAAAATCGATCGAAAAGATGCGAAAATGGAGTTTCTAAATATCTAGAAAATGCTACTCCTTCAAGTATTCCGAAATAA
- a CDS encoding CDP-glycerol glycerophosphotransferase family protein produces the protein MQKLKIAFLFLDEIHHVSHFISVAKELSKNHEVKILTYKNATQYLYDRVKTIKAEDVKIEELPTKRFRAFTDKLKDIKIPRKGFWIKKNLDYLLQFDAVIFTDYFHKYLQKARGEKKHPKVIKLNHGIPGRAYAFKAAQSEFDMQVLVGSFQQKVLSEKNILAKNHAIGGYPKLDVVKEIPAKRYFENEKPIVLYNPHFDAEFSSWDKFGVEILKYFSQQNTYNLIFAPHLHLFQQKKGNRNIDEIPQEIYDFGNIYIDLGSSDSVDMQYTRVADLYLGDVSSQVYEFIINPRPCLFLNPSAINYDNKFDYRFWQSGPVIENLEDFTSALKMAFKTFKDFEPIQSKLNSENFFIPKDKTASENIAEIISEYLKE, from the coding sequence ATGCAAAAATTAAAAATTGCTTTTCTTTTTTTAGATGAAATTCATCATGTTTCTCACTTTATCAGTGTGGCTAAAGAATTATCTAAAAATCATGAAGTAAAGATTCTTACTTATAAAAACGCAACTCAATATTTGTACGACAGAGTAAAAACTATAAAGGCTGAAGATGTAAAAATTGAAGAGCTACCCACCAAGCGATTTCGGGCATTTACAGATAAACTAAAGGATATAAAAATTCCCAGAAAAGGATTCTGGATAAAGAAAAACCTGGATTATCTACTACAATTTGATGCTGTAATTTTTACAGATTATTTTCACAAATATTTACAAAAAGCACGTGGCGAAAAAAAACACCCCAAAGTAATCAAATTAAATCACGGCATACCGGGAAGAGCCTACGCATTTAAAGCAGCCCAAAGTGAGTTTGACATGCAGGTGTTAGTAGGAAGTTTTCAGCAAAAAGTTTTAAGCGAGAAAAATATATTAGCTAAGAATCATGCAATTGGCGGTTACCCCAAGTTAGATGTGGTTAAAGAAATACCTGCAAAGCGCTATTTTGAAAACGAAAAACCAATAGTTCTATATAATCCTCATTTTGATGCTGAATTTAGTAGTTGGGATAAATTTGGAGTTGAAATTCTGAAATACTTTTCTCAACAAAATACTTACAATCTCATATTTGCTCCACATTTACATTTATTTCAGCAAAAAAAAGGAAATAGAAATATAGATGAAATCCCTCAGGAAATTTATGATTTTGGAAATATCTATATTGATCTTGGCAGCAGCGATAGTGTAGATATGCAATATACCCGTGTGGCAGATTTATACCTTGGTGACGTGAGCAGCCAGGTTTACGAGTTTATAATAAATCCCAGACCTTGCTTATTCCTGAATCCTAGCGCTATCAATTACGATAATAAATTTGACTATCGATTTTGGCAAAGTGGACCGGTTATAGAAAATTTAGAAGATTTTACTTCAGCTCTAAAAATGGCTTTCAAAACTTTTAAAGATTTTGAACCCATTCAGTCCAAATTAAATTCTGAAAACTTTTTTATACCGAAAGATAAAACCGCTTCAGAAAATATAGCTGAAATTATTTCGGAATACTTGAAGGAGTAG